The Bradyrhizobium betae genomic interval ATTCCGGCGATCTTCGGCCTGGTGAAGGGACGCGGGCTTCCGGAGGGCGACGCAGCGACCGGACTTACCGCCAAAGATGCTCAGGATGTGCCCAAGGCGGCGTGACAGGGGATCGGACAGGATGCATCAGGAAAGCAGGTGGGTTCGCAAGCCGCGGCTCTGGCTGCAGCTTCAGCTCAGGCGAGGCTGCCGGCATCCCAAGTCGGTCAGCCAGTGAGGAAAGGTAGGGGAAACATGACGAAACGCATCCATCCGCTGACGCGACGCTCGCTTGTCAAATTGTTGGCCATAGCGGTGCTGGCGAAGCCTGCCGCGGCGATCGCAGAAGGGGCCGCCATCACCGTACATAAGGACCCGAACTGCGGGTGCTGTACCGGTTGGGCGCGGCATATGCGAGACGCGGGTTTCACCGTACGGGTCGAGGACGCTGCGGATATTGCATCGGTCCGGATTCGTCTCGGCATTCCGGCAGAATTGGCCGGATGTCACACGGCAGAGGTCGGCGGCTATCTGGTCGAGGGGCATGTACCGGCGGCCGCTGTGCGGCGCCTCCTCTCGGAGAGACCCGATGCAAAGGGCATCGCCGTGCCGGGCATGCCCGTCGGCTCACCGGGCATGGAGAGTGGACGAGCGTCACAACCCTATACGGTCGTATTGTTCGGGGCCAATGGCCAAACGCCTTTCATGCGTTTTGTTGGCCAGCAGATCATCGGTGGATCGTGACGCGGCGGCGCTCACCAAGGCATTTCGACGGCTCGGCCGGCCTTACATGGCTAGGATGGCCGTTCTGCCTGAGGCGGCATCCCGGTCGCGCTTTCGCATGAAGCTTCTGCAGGGCCCGTTTGGTCCGACGACAGCCCGGTCGACGCTTCGGGGGCTCGCTGGGGAAGCCGGACCGACGCGGTCAATCCCCGACGGGGCAGAGGGCTGTCACTGCAAAACGACCCATCTGGTTAACGGCCGCGGCCGCTCTCTGTTGCAACTTAAGAATTTCGGATTGAGTAACAGGGACCTGATAGGCGAATTCCATCTTCGATCGCATGGTCATTCAGTAGCTCGGACGCCGGCAAAAGGCGAAGAGCTGGCCAAGTCAGAAATTACGGCATTTGCGCCTCGGACCGCGATCACAGACGTACTATGCTTCCGAACGCGGCTGCTGGAAACTGGCTGCCATCGACGAGGAGGCGCTCGGTGGGGTGGGTGAGGATTTCGCGCCGCCGAGGCCCTGAGCCCGGTATGTCTGCCCGCGCGCCGCGGGAAGACAGCGAATTTCTGATGAGGCCGGCCGAGCTCGTCGTGCCTATCAAGACGCTCTTCGGGATGGCGAAAGCTGATGCTTCCGCTCGCGAGATGATGCCCGCGTTTTCGGCCATCAAGGCGGCGTTCGGCGCCACGATCGAAACGAGGATGATGTCGCGCCGGCGCGACATTGGAGAGCCTCTGGAGGTTCACGATCGGATCCTGCGTCGCGTCGATATGCGACCGGACCGAAGCGCGGCCTCCGCGACGACGATGCGATCGCGACCCTGGGCAAGCCGTGATGACCGAACCCCACCGAGGTGCGAGACGGGCTACACTTTCCGGATAAATCAACTTGCCCTGACGGGCGATTTCGATCGCCATCGGCCCTTTCAGGGTGGAGGGCGACGGCACGGAGCATTCCGTAATTTTTGAAATCCCTTTCCGACAGGAATCGCCAGGTGAGGGCTCCCCGTCAAGGGCGCACATGTGCTCGCGTGCTGAGCAGCCGTTGCCGATGTGACGGCGGCTTGCATCATGGTTAAGATGGACCAGTCAGAGGTGATGGCGTGGCAAAAAGGGCGACGAAGGTCAGGAGCGGCCCACGCGCGCCCGCGGGCAAGGCGCCTTTGCAGATACTTGTCGACGAAGCGACGATCGAGGAAGCCAAGGTCAGGGCGATTCGGCGTAAGACGAACGTGTCCAGGGTGGTCGAGGGATTGCTCTAGGGGTGGCTGAACGACAAATACAAGCTGAAAGAGTAACGATCGTCGGCAGGGGCTGCTCGGCGCTCTTTCGCGTTACCGTCCGGCTGCTTATATTTCTAAGCGGAATTCCCGAGGCGG includes:
- a CDS encoding DUF411 domain-containing protein, encoding MTKRIHPLTRRSLVKLLAIAVLAKPAAAIAEGAAITVHKDPNCGCCTGWARHMRDAGFTVRVEDAADIASVRIRLGIPAELAGCHTAEVGGYLVEGHVPAAAVRRLLSERPDAKGIAVPGMPVGSPGMESGRASQPYTVVLFGANGQTPFMRFVGQQIIGGS